In Carya illinoinensis cultivar Pawnee chromosome 9, C.illinoinensisPawnee_v1, whole genome shotgun sequence, the following are encoded in one genomic region:
- the LOC122275212 gene encoding uncharacterized protein LOC122275212 → MYSLVLGIVFITVVNELLGRFNPFLVTVWQGSRLGLERLFGFVLMRWLVRYILTDLLGSWYFGKIEDQDTYLKLYVMFKLMPFSIMSPWISGLEREISGFSITCFLTDTFLALMFAGDIWVAIVDQWRTLTEIMEEGCYLTLTMLRQSIHIILFEAIFCGPFVGGILTQAFGKFFAMVFQSALEVYFMVAWLMLYIYARYRDSSIRGETFRRREL, encoded by the coding sequence ATGTATTCATTGGTATTAGGCATTGTTTTCATTACTGTTGTGAATGAACTACTAGGGAGGTTCAATCCATTTCTTGTAACAGTGTGGCAGGGTTCAAGATTGGGTCTCGAGAGACTTTTCGGGTTCGTTTTGATGCGATGGTTGGTGAGATATATACTAACGGATCTCCTTGGGTCGTGGTATTTTGGCAAAATCGAAGATCAGGACACATATTTGAAGCTTTATGTCATGTTTAAATTGATGCCGTTTTCGATCATGTCTCCGTGGATTAGTGGtcttgagagagagatttcggGGTTTTCGATTACGTGCTTCTTGACCGATACGTTCTTGGCTTTAATGTTTGCTGGGGATATTTGGGTTGCGATTGTGGATCAGTGGAGGACGCTAACGGAGATAATGGAGGAAGGTTGTTATTTGACGTTGACGATGTTGAGACAGAGTATCCATATTATCCTTTTCGAAGCTATCTTTTGCGGCCCGTTTGTGGGAGGAATTCTTACTCAGGCCTTTGGGAAGTTTTTTGCAATGGTGTTTCAGTCAGCTCTGGAGGTTTATTTCATGGTGGCTTGGCTCATGCTTTACATTTATGCGAGGTATAGGGATTCTAGTATCCGCGGTGAGACGTTTCGGAGGAGAGAGTTGTAG